The following coding sequences are from one Campylobacter showae CSUNSWCD window:
- the nikR gene encoding nickel-responsive transcriptional regulator NikR: MENIIRFSVSLPKQLLDELDNKIGAQGYASRSEFTRDLIREKIVNDSWKDADEDLIGVLTLIYLHHQNDLVVKMMDIEHQANLHIACTTHVHIDHDNCLETLILRGKAGAIEKFSEKMGGLKGVKFSKLTKAAVPHS; the protein is encoded by the coding sequence ATGGAAAACATCATAAGATTCAGCGTCTCATTGCCTAAGCAGTTATTAGACGAACTCGACAATAAAATAGGCGCTCAGGGCTATGCTTCAAGAAGCGAATTTACTCGCGATCTGATTAGGGAAAAAATAGTAAATGACAGCTGGAAGGATGCCGACGAAGATCTCATCGGCGTTTTGACGCTCATTTATTTGCACCACCAAAACGACCTCGTCGTGAAAATGATGGACATCGAACACCAGGCAAATTTGCACATCGCCTGCACGACTCACGTCCACATAGATCACGACAACTGCCTCGAGACTCTGATACTGCGCGGTAAAGCGGGAGCTATCGAGAAATTTTCCGAAAAAATGGGCGGACTAAAAGGGGTTAAATTTTCAAAACTAACCAAGGCCGCCGTCCCACACTCGTAA